A genomic stretch from Aedes albopictus strain Foshan chromosome 2, AalbF5, whole genome shotgun sequence includes:
- the LOC134288991 gene encoding longitudinals lacking protein, isoforms F/I/K/T-like, with translation MISNNSATKTFKTTSLPTITSIPTTTNQMAPITQSTPVILNDCLLESKNIVVSKKDNKYILFTTASVPHHSNPLVPNSSQTIQTIHPVQTATVIDTGRIEELLKKDKIIKKTELQNDGTTTTTYIFDECDILPLKTTPRGPVNHSLATTSSVDTLSITTQATVLKPTTISIVKVGAGDMVATTGTAVIPVGTSLIPTTHGIGTTGTSNQIINASTIENNQSQNATTKKMVKATHPRIKYSRHKNPSVQPLSTLPILTIPSVTTNSQTIAAPSNESQSVGTTTTTKIELLNFSLSRKYPSQGTKTIDVSNIQQIPISAISKAAPPRYTMNEYETSTSHTSQSNDFATGMMDDLDYSVIDDIELPDDVQVNFNDSYTEKESHTTLEEEGTDTQDLNKTETVNKPSKTDTKLLNTVMDDKYALLANTSIMKNFEYTVNESVVSDTDDSEMRQYICRHCGKRYRWKSTLRRHENVECGGKEAMHQCPYCTYRAKQRGNLGVHIRKHHADMPQLESRRKSKNRDSVSLMESIKPEAMETSSPGQM, from the exons atgatttcaaataactcaGCAACAAAGACGTTCAAAACAACATCTTTGCCAACAATCACATCGATCCCTACGACGACTAATCAGATGGCACCAATAACTCAATCGACGCCTGTGATCTTGAATGATTGTTTATTGGAGAGCAAAAATATTGTTGTCTCAAAAAAAGATAACAAGTATATACTTTTCACCACAGCATCTGTACCTCATCATTCAAATCCGTTAGTACCAAATTCGTCGCAAACGATTCAAACAATTCATCCAGTGCAGACAGCTACCGTCATTGACACAGGGCGCATTGAGGAACTATTGAAGAAggataaaattattaaaaaaacagAACTACAGAATGATGGAACCACAACAACTACCTACATCTTTGATGAGTGCG ATATATTACCATTGAAAACTACACCACGTGGTCCAGTGAATCATTCTCTTGCTACTACATCATCAGTTGACACTCTCAGCATAACAACGCAAGCAACTGTCTTGAAACCAACTACAATTTCTATAGTCAAAGTAGGTGCGGGTGATATGGTAGCTACTACTGGAACTGCCGTAATCCCTGTAGGAACCAGTCTGATTCCAACAACCCATGGCatcggtactaccggtactagcAATCAAATTATCAATGCCAGTACAATTGAGAATAATCAAAGTCAAAATGCGACTACGAAAAAAATGGTGAAGGCTACGCATCCTCGAATAAAATATTCAAGGCACAAAAATCCGTCTGTACAACCCTTGTCTACATTACCAATATTGACAATACCATCAGTGACCACTAACAGTCAGACGATCGCTGCTCCCAGTAATGAATCACAATCAGTTGGAACTACAACAACTACAAAAATTGAGTTACTCAATTTTTCTTTGTCAAGAAAGTATCCTAGTCAAGGAACAAAAACAATTGACGTGAGTAACATACAGCAAATTCCAATATCAGCGATTTCCAAAGCTGCTCCACCACGCTATACTATGAACGAGTATGAGACATCTACATCACATACATCACAGAGCAATGATTTTGCTACTGGTATGATGGATGATTTGGATTATTCTGTAATTGATGATATTGAGTTACCAGACGACGTTCAAGTGAACTTTAATGACTCATACACGGAAAAAGAATCTCACACAACTCTTGAAGAAGAAGGCACTGATACACAAGATCTTAATAAAACAGAAACTGTGAATAAACCGTCTAAAACAGATACTAAACTTTTGAATACCGTAATGGATGATAAGTATGCTCTATTGGCCAATACAAGCATAATGAAGAACTTTGAATATACTGTAAATGAGTCAGTAGTGAGTGATACTGATGATAGTGAAATGCGCCAATACATTTGTAGACATTGTGGAAAACGATATCGCTGGAAATCAACTCTTCGAAGGCATGAAAATGTCGAATGCGGCGGCAAAGAAGCGATGCACCAATGCCCATATTGCACTTATAGAGCAAAACAGCGTGGAAATTTAGGTGTTCACATCCGTAAGCATCATGCTGATATGCCACAGCTTGAAAGTCGCAGGAAATCGAAAAATCGAGATTCTGTGAGTTTAATGGAATCAATAAAACCAGAGGCAATGGAAACAAGTAGTCCGGGACAAATGTGA